DNA from Mucilaginibacter mallensis:
GATGACTCGGTATTAGTTTCATCACCTTCGGCATTAGCATCAAGTTCAGTTTCTTCATCCTCATCATGCTCAATTTTTGCAACTGACGCAATTTCATCATTTCCTTTTAAGGTAATTAATCTAACACCTTGAGTAGCCCTGCCCATTGTCCTCAACTCACTTACTGCAATACGTATTATCACACCTGATCTGTTAATGATCATTAGATCTTCCTTATCAGTAACACCTTTTATGGCCACAAGGTTTCCGGTTTTTTCAGTTATATTAAGTGTTTTAACACCTTTACCACCACGGTTGGTTACCCTGTAGTCATCAATATCAGTACGTTTGCCGTAACCTTTTTCTGATACCACAAGCACTGTAGTTTCAGGGTTATCGATACTGATCATACCAACAACCTCATCATTATCATTATCAAGTGATATACCACGCACACCGGTAGCAGTACGTCCCATTGGCCTAACAGTTGCCTCATTAAAGCGTATAGCACGACCTGATTTAAGCGCCATAACAATTTCGCTGCTGCCACTGGTTAAATTAGCCTCAAGCAATGAATCACCTTCATTAATATTGATAGCGTTTATACCATTTGCACGCGGACGTGAGTAAGCCTCAAGCGAGGTTTTCTTGATGGTACCTTTACGGGTACACATAATGATATAGTTGTTTTCAAGATACTCTTTATCCTTAAGGTTGATGATCTTGATATAAGCTTTGATATTCTCTTCTTTCGGAATATTAATGATATTCTGGATTGCACGGCCTTTTGAGGTACGTGTTCCTTCCGGAATTTCAAATACCCTGAGCCAGAAACATTGTCCGGATTCGGTAAAGAACAACATGTAGTTGTGGTTTGACGCCACCAGTAAATGCTCAATAAAATCGGCATCACGGCTGTTGCTACCTATTGAACCTTTGCCTCCTCTGCCCTGCCTGCGGTACTCTGTTAAAGGTGTACGTTTAATATAACCTTCATGAGAAATAGTGATAACAACATCTTCATCCTCAATAAAGTCTTCAGTATTCATCTCTGCTGATGAGTGAACCATTTCGGTTTTGCGCTCATCGCCATATTTTTCCTTGATCTCTAAAAGTTCGTCTTTAATAATCTGCATACGCAAACCTTCATCAGCCAAAATAGAGTTTAAGTAGTCGATAGTTTTCATTAAGGCATCATACTCATCCTTTATTTTATCGCGTTCCAGTCCGGTTAACCTTCTTAGGGTCATGTCCAGTATGGCGCGCGCTTGTATGTCACTTAAATTAAACTGGGTTATTAAACCCTCTCTCGCATCGTCAGGTGTATTTGAACTACGTATCAGCCTGATAACTTCATCAAGGTGATCAAGTGCTATTAATAAACCTTCTAATATATGTGCACGTTTTTGCGCTTCAGCTAATTCAAATTTGGTACGACGTATTACTACTTCATGCCTGTGCTCAACAAAATGATGGATCAGATCTTTCAGATTAAGCATCATTGGGCGGCCGTGTACCAGTGCAATGTTATTTACACTGAACGATGTTTGCAGTGATGTATATTTAAACAGGTTGTTCAATACAATGGCTGCATTGGCGTCGCGTTTTATTTCATAAACTATACGGATACCTTCCCTGTTTGATTCATCCCTGATGGCATTGATACCTTCAATTTTTTTCTCATTAACAAGCTCAGCAGTACGCTCAATCATTAAGCCCTTGTTTACCTGGTAAGGTATTTCGGTAACTATGATACGTTCGCGGTCGTTGTTATAAGTTTCAATTTCGGCCCTTGCACGCAATACTACCCTGCCCCTGCCTGTTTCCAATGCCTCACGCGGGCCTTCAAAGCCATAGATGATACCACCTGTCGGGAAATCGGGGCCTTTAACATATTTCATCAGCTCACTAACCTCTATCTGGCGGTTATCTATCAATGCTATAGTAGCATCAACCACCTCCGATAAATTATGTGGGGCCATGTTAGTAGCCATACCCACCGCAATACCCGATGCACCATTAACTAAAAGATTAGGGAATTTTGCAGGTAAAACAGTTGGCTCTTGTAACGAATCGTCAAAGTTTAACTGGTAATCAATGGTATCTTTATTGATATCGGCCAACATTTCTTCAGCAATCTTTTCCAATCTTGCCTCCGTATAACGCATTGCCGCAGGGTTATCACCATCAATTGAGCCGTAGTTACCCTGGCCTTCAACCAGTGGATAGCGCAAGCTCCAATCCTGGGCCATACGTACCATGGTATCATAAACAGATGAGTCACCATGCGGGTGATACTTACCCATTACTTCCCCTACTATACGTGCTGATTTTTTATAAGGCTTGTTATTATTTAAACCCAGATCGAGCATACCGAAAAGTACACGTCTGTGTACCGGCTTTAGGCCATCGCGGACATCAGGCAATGCCCTGGAAACAATCACCGACATTGAATAATCAATGTAAGCTGATCGCATTTGCTCGTCAATATTTATCGAAATTATTCTGTCTTCTTTTTGTGGATTATCGTTTTCTGTTCCTTCAGCCATTTTAATTTATTTGTGGAAATCTTCTCTATAATCGGTCGTAAAAAAATGATTTTTAAACGACCTGCGAAGTTAAGAAATTATATCATTTTACATTATATTTTTACTAACATTATAGCTGCTATAAGCGCAAAAATGCTTTTAAAAAGTATAATTAACTATTAATTGGGGCGGGTTGTTGTTAAGATTTTATTTTACCTTTTTCCAGTACTCTTCCACCCTTTCGCCATTTGGTAAGATCCCTTTTAAAATGAGCGTATCATTACTTATTTTATAATGGTAGTGAACAGGGATATTCAGCAGTTTTGAATCCTGTGTACTGAAAGTTTGAATTTCAATACAGCTATCAGCATTTAGTGTGTAATCTCCTGTTTCATACATTTCAGGCACATATCCTTTTTCTATTACATAAGCTTCAAAATGAGCCTCAGTGTATTTTCTTTGTAATATGTAAGCAGTTGGGGCGGGTTCTTTTTTATCATTAAAAATATCACCGGCATATTCCCAGGTACCTTTTAGTGTATCTGCGGTTTGAAATGATGTAAGTATCAGTAATAATGAACTTAGAATAATAGCCTTACTTGCAGAATTTATTTTCATACCCCCCAGTATATATTAAAAAAATGTACTAAAAATATCAATGCCCATATTACTCCTGATGACGCCATGTAAGCGTTACGTTTTGTTCTGTTAAATTGAAAATGATTTACTGCTGCAAGAATAAGGGTCGCCATAAAATGAAAACCTGCGATCAACTCGTATACAAATAAGATTATTGATCTACTACTCCTATTAAACAAAAAAGAAAAACCAACAATTATAACTGTGTATGATAAAAGGACAATAAGGTTCTTCTTAAATATCAGATTCATACTAAGCCCAGTTAATCCCTTTTTTTAATAACGATAAGGTTTTTTCTTCTTCGCTGCCCGGTTGTGGCTGGTAATTGTATATCCATTTGGCGGTTGGCGGCAAGCTCATTAAAATAGACTCGATCCGCCCGTTTGTTTCCAGCCCGAATTTAGTACCTGCATCATAAACCAGGTTAAACTCGGTATAGCGGCTGCGGCGCTGGTATTGCCATTGCTGCTGATCGTCAGTAAATTCTTTAGTACGGTTGCGGTTAACCAGTTCGGTATAGATTGGAATAAAGGATCTGCCTAAAGCTTTTGAAAACTCAAATATATTATCCCATGATAATTCATCATTAGCAGTTAAGCGGTCATAGAATATGCCCCCTATCCCACGGGTTTCATTGCGGTGTTTTATGTAGAAATAATCATCGGCCCAAAGTTTAAAGCG
Protein-coding regions in this window:
- the gyrA gene encoding DNA gyrase subunit A translates to MAEGTENDNPQKEDRIISINIDEQMRSAYIDYSMSVIVSRALPDVRDGLKPVHRRVLFGMLDLGLNNNKPYKKSARIVGEVMGKYHPHGDSSVYDTMVRMAQDWSLRYPLVEGQGNYGSIDGDNPAAMRYTEARLEKIAEEMLADINKDTIDYQLNFDDSLQEPTVLPAKFPNLLVNGASGIAVGMATNMAPHNLSEVVDATIALIDNRQIEVSELMKYVKGPDFPTGGIIYGFEGPREALETGRGRVVLRARAEIETYNNDRERIIVTEIPYQVNKGLMIERTAELVNEKKIEGINAIRDESNREGIRIVYEIKRDANAAIVLNNLFKYTSLQTSFSVNNIALVHGRPMMLNLKDLIHHFVEHRHEVVIRRTKFELAEAQKRAHILEGLLIALDHLDEVIRLIRSSNTPDDAREGLITQFNLSDIQARAILDMTLRRLTGLERDKIKDEYDALMKTIDYLNSILADEGLRMQIIKDELLEIKEKYGDERKTEMVHSSAEMNTEDFIEDEDVVITISHEGYIKRTPLTEYRRQGRGGKGSIGSNSRDADFIEHLLVASNHNYMLFFTESGQCFWLRVFEIPEGTRTSKGRAIQNIINIPKEENIKAYIKIINLKDKEYLENNYIIMCTRKGTIKKTSLEAYSRPRANGINAININEGDSLLEANLTSGSSEIVMALKSGRAIRFNEATVRPMGRTATGVRGISLDNDNDEVVGMISIDNPETTVLVVSEKGYGKRTDIDDYRVTNRGGKGVKTLNITEKTGNLVAIKGVTDKEDLMIINRSGVIIRIAVSELRTMGRATQGVRLITLKGNDEIASVAKIEHDEDEETELDANAEGDETNTESSTDDVTE